AAATACAACCATAAAAAAATCCACTTAATTTTAGGTACCAAATAATATTTTAAAATTCATAAACGATGGACGCACTTTTGTTCGGATGATACAAACAAATGTCATTATTGTATATTTTGGCAATGAAGTGCACATGTAGATACCTTTTGTGGTAGCATAAATTGTGTAGCCTGCAAAGCCGATTGAGCCTCCTATAGAGGACATGTTGATGATGCTGCCTCCTCCGGCAATAGAAGCGTGCAAGAGAAGAGGGTGTGCGAGTTGGCTGAGATGGAAGGTTGACTCCAGGTTGGTGGTCATCAGATCCGAGTATTCCTCCGCTGTACATCCAACAGTGGGCTTGTAGAACAATTGTGCCGCATTGTTCACCTATGTTATTTGGATGAAGGGAGATTTTACTAACTCATCATAATGTCGCGTCGAGGCGTCAAATGTAGAACTTACTCCCACCGTCCCACAGTATAAGATCGTTTTACAAGCTGTTTTAGCttgcaaaacgatcttatattatgggatggagtgaGTACATACATGGCATGTTTAACTTCCATATATAGAACGTAACTTACTAGTATGTCGAGCTTGGAGTTGAAGGTTTGTCGGACCGTTTCCATAAGCTTCTCCCTGTCGGCACGTATGGACACATCACAGACAGAGACGGTGACCTGGAGGTTCTTCTCCTCCCACCGCCGGCGGCACTCCTCCAGCTCCGCCGCGTTCCGGGAGCAGGTGTGCACCCTCGCCCCAAACCTAGCAAGCTCCTCCACGATGGCATGACTAGTCGAGGATAACTTAAGATGAGGGTCGGAGTAACATGTAAAGAAGACTACTAACTGCGTTTGTAGAATGAAGAGCAGAAGAGAGGCATGAGTGCATGTGTGAACATATGATATACCCTATCCCTTTGCTGCCGCCGGTGACGAGCGCGGTGGCGTCGGCCAGGCTCCACATCTCCTCCCTACTCCCGCAGTCAGCAGCCATCTCATCCGGCCCCTAGCTCTGTCGTTCGCTCAAATGAGTGAACTGTTGCCACGGACAGCTAGCTAGATCCATTTTATAGCTAGGACAGGAACCCAAGGCACGCTCAAGAACTCAACAAATTAAGCTGTCAACGTCTCCACAAGCTGGAGATGGCAGGCACGCATGACATGGCCGCTTCGTGCATCCCGAGGATGAATGTGTTTCACCGCTTCTGGCCAAAGATACGGCCGGCCGCCGCTATTGTGACATGCCGCTACGCCTACTTATTTGCAGGTGATAACATTGTATATACGCCGAATGAGGAACCAGCTCTGCAGGCGACACCATTAACTATATATTTACGGGGAGTGACGAACCAACAGTGAAAGATGGAGACCATTATCATAGTGACTTGGTCGGTTTGGAATTTTCAAGGGCATCAAGCCTAACCTATTCTTAGGGCCGGCAACGAGGAAGGCGCATACACAGGCTTCTGTTGTGTGTGCTATCAAATAATCTCATGCTCCACGTGCTCGATGTTGTCATGGGCAATGTTTCCGAGCTTTATTGAGGCCCCAAAGGAGCTCACGACATCATCGCTCTCGATCGTGATCAANNNNNNNNNNNNNNNNNNNNNNNNNNNNNNNNNNNNNNNNNNNNNNNNNNNNNNNNNNNNNNNNNNNNNNNNNNNNNNNNNNNNNNNNNNNNNNNNNNNNNNNNNNNNNNNNNNNNNNNNNNNNNNNNNNNNNNNNNNNNNNNNNNNNNNNNNNNNNNNNNNNNNNNNNNNNNNNNNNNNNNNNNNNNNNNNNNNNNNNNNNNNNNNNNNNNNNNNNNNNNNNNNNNNNNNNNNNNNNNNNNNNNNNNNNNCGCGACATGGAAGTGTGTGTGGTCACATATTCCAATGACCGTGGCTTTCATCTACATCATCGGCACTGCTTTTCTTGGAGGCAAAGCTCTAAGTGATAATTCTCACAAAAAAAAAGAGGGAAGAAGCTCTAAGCGATCACTCAAAAATGCTCTATTCCAAAAACAAAAGAGAAGCTCTATTCGTCTATCCGGACCTTCAGGCACACCACGTGTTAGGTTGATGTCCCCTCCTTCGTGCGTATATGCAATTTTACTTTTTACCTTGGGTGACCATGACGACGTATAATTTCCATGAACTTAGGgtgaaacaaaaaggaaaaggtGAACATAGTTGGATCTTCGATATAATGGCTCGGTGACCACATGGGAATTGGTGGAAGGCTCTTTTTCGTATATAGCAGTTAGTCAGTGATGTCTTCGTGAAATGTACAAAGCCTCAAATCAAATCTATGTGGTCGAATTGACCCATCCATCGGAGATATGAGAGCTCAGGTTTAGTTTATCTATGTTTTTCACCCTAAGAGGTGGTTCTGTTGTAgcctcccacccccaccccgccacacacacacacacacacacacacacacacacacacacaccacacaaccTCTTAAAGNNNNNNNNNNNNNNNNNNNNNNNNNNNNNNNNNNNNNNNNNNNNNNNNNNNNNNNNNNNNNNNNNNNNNNNNNNNNNNNNNNNNNNNNNNNNNNNNNNNNNNNNNNNNNNNNNNNNNNNNNNNNNNNNNNNNNNNNNNNNNNNNNNNNNNNNNNNNNNNNNNNNNNNNNNNNNNNNNNNNNNNNNNNNNNNNNNNNNNNNNNNNNNNNNNNNNNNNNNNNNNNNNNNTCTTTCATGCCTTCTGGATAAGTTATTTCAGAGTGATGGTACGTAGAGATCATCTCATCGTCATTGACATCATGAGTTGAGCTGCCAGACTCCCAAAAGGAATCCTCCTATTTGATGCCATGCCCTTTGTATGGGCCGCGAGAGCATGTCCCATTAACTCTTGATTCTTTATGTTCTAGAAAAGAAATTTTTAATAGGTTTGAAGGAAATATTGCCAAAAGTCAGTATTAAAAAACTTTAAAAGCTAGTATGAGGAAAAAAAAATATTCCACATATGTTAAATATATATGTTCAAACTTATGAtataaaatgttcaacatgtattaaaAATAGTCCCATATTAAAATAAATTTTTTATTTAAATTTTACATATCTTTTCAGGATAAGTTCCCTGTTTTTTGAAGCTCACATACTTACAAATATGCTCATAAGTGTGCAAATAAATGTTCAACACATATTTGAAAATATTCCGATCTTCAGATAATTAAATATGTATTAAAAGACCACAGATCTTTAAGAAATATTCGTGCACATGTGGATAAATATTCATATAATATGAAATAAATTTAATACAAAATAAACTAAAAGAACATAAACAAAATAAGAAAAGGGAACATTTTCTAAAAAGGAAGAAAATAGGATAGaagaaataaaaataaggaaagtaAGAAATGAGAAAAAACTGCAAATTggaggaaatgaaaaaaaaagccAAAAATATGAAGACAATAACACACACAAAAGAAACCTAAGAAATTGCTGAAAACAGGGGTGAACCCTGACATGGATTGGGTCCATTTTTTGGAGCCGTGTGCACATGCTCTCGGAATTACTAATTGATGGGTAGCCATTGCAAAGGTCATTTCCATCTCGTAGAGTGGCGACATGGATTGGGTCAATTTTTTGGAGCCGTGTGCACATGCTCTCGAAATTACTAATTGATGGGTAGCCGTTGCAAAGGTCATTCCCATCTCGTCCAGTGGCGACATGGATTGGGTCCATTTTTTGGAGCTGTGTGCACATGCTCTCGAAATTACTAATTGATGGGTAGCCGTTGCAAAGGACATTTCCATCTCGTCCAGTGGCGACAAGTGGTGCACCAGATGTGCTCCATTTATTGTAATCAGAGATTTTTAGTGAGATCTCTTTGCCGCATGCGGGAGGGATGGGTGGGGTTTTTTGtgttttttcgtagattttttgTTCAAAATAAAATATCTCGTGAACCGTCATCAAAATTACAAACCGTTTTTACCGTTGCATTCATCGCGTCGGCATCTTCAAAACTATATCCAATGTTGATAGGTTTCAAAGAGCATTTTTTCAGATGAAAATTCAAAGTGAACTAACATGTGCTTTCATTGTACTAACTCGTGCAACCACGAAAAACTAACTTGTGCTCCGGTGGGGGTGAAACACAATTGTGCTCCCCATGGGAGCACAACTATGCTTCCCAAGTAATATAGTTTGTGCTTCCCATGGTGGGTGAAGCACACCCGTGCTTTCGCGTGAAGTACACCGCTTCGCACGATCACagacagaaacaaataaaaaccaaaaaaccaaagaaaaatactaaaaagaaaaaaaactagaaaATGAGAAGAAAAAACCTGAAAACCCCAAAACTTCAAAAAAACCAATAATGTCCCAGTGGAGGAAGCATCCATCGCGTGACACATGATGGCTCTAGAAT
Above is a window of Triticum dicoccoides isolate Atlit2015 ecotype Zavitan chromosome 5B, WEW_v2.0, whole genome shotgun sequence DNA encoding:
- the LOC119306831 gene encoding noroxomaritidine/norcraugsodine reductase-like yields the protein MAADCGSREEMWSLADATALVTGGSKGIGHAIVEELARFGARVHTCSRNAAELEECRRRWEEKNLQVTVSVCDVSIRADREKLMETVRQTFNSKLDILVNNAAQLFYKPTVGCTAEEYSDLMTTNLESTFHLSQLAHPLLLHASIAGGGSIINMSSIGGSIGFAGYTIYATTKGAIHQLTRSLATEWGPDKIRVNAIAPGFITTDMIKDVSSIDTEFMKQEHLKTPLGRSGKPVEIATAVSFLCMPAASFITGQVICIDGGRTISS